The Deltaproteobacteria bacterium region TTCACCTTGGCGCTTATAGGGATAAAGGCCTGCCGTATACGGGAAGTGTCCTGGCAGATTCTCAAGCATCAAGAAGCGGAGAATATCTCCAGCGTCTCGGTAACGAGGAACCGCCACCTTTGGGATCTGTAAGTCGCTGAGACTGGTGGTGTAATTATCGCCGGTAATTTCTCGGTTTCGGACTGTGTAACTGTATTGTTCACTGCGAACCGACTCTACTTGGGCGGGCCAACCTTCTAAGAGTCTGAGGGCATCAGCACTAAGCTCCTGAAGAGTTGTATTGTAAGCCTTACGCAATTTTGCGAGCGTCGAGTCGGCATCGGCTTCGAGCTGAGCGCTTGTATAAGCCTCGTAAATTTTAGGGCAATCTACATCACCTAAGAAACTGAGTGTTGCATGCAATTGCGAAAGACGGCTGGCAAACTCTGCCTGCTCTTCTACGGTTCGTCGATACTCACGTCCTTGGTCGCTGATTTCTGAGAGGTAGCGCTGACGACGTCCGGGAATCAGGGCTGGCTGCGGCTTGGTCCCATCTGCCAACCACGTATCATCGAGGGTCCAGTCGAAGTTAGCCTTATCCGGTAACGCACCTAAGCTTGAACAAACTGTATGAAAAAGCCGGTTCACACCAACGTCCGAAAACTGGCTGGCGATGGTTGGATAGACAGGAATTTCTTCGTCAGTGATTTGAAAGTTTTGCCGGCTGCGGCGCCACTGCTTACGGATATCGCGCAATGCATCTTGAGCTCCGCGCTTCTCGAATTTGTTGAGCACGATAAAATCAGCATAATCAATCATATCGATTTTTTCGAGCTGGGTGGCTGCCCCATATTCGCATGTCATCACGTAAAGTGACTTATCCACAAAGTCTACAATCTCACTGCCGCTTTGCCCGATACCTGCCGTCTCAACGAGAATTAAATCGAAATTCAAAGACTGTAAAAGTCGAATCGAATCTTCAAGCATTGTGTTGGTCGCTAAATGACTGCGGCGCGTTGCCATCGACCGCATAAAGATACGGTCACAGTTCAAGCTATTCATTCGAATACGGTCACCGAGCAGTGCTCCACCGGTTCTGCGCTTGGTCGGGTCGATGGATAAAACTGCGACATTCAATTCAGGGTAAGCCATCAGGAGCCGACCCAAGAGTTCATCCGTAAGGCTGCTTTTGCCGGAACCGCCGGGTCCCGTGATACCCATGACCGGTGCAGGCAATTCAGGTGTTGGGAACGCCTCGCGAAACTGCTCGAGTCGACCAGGTTCCTCCGAGCCTTCTTCCAATAACGTAATCATTCGGCCAATAGCATAATGGTCATGCTGAGCGGGGCGAACCGCTTCGTTTACTTCTGGTTTAGACACCCGCCGTGTGCGCTCAATCAAATCGATGAGCATGCCTTCGAGGCCAAGCTGACGGCCATCCTCAGGGCTGTAAATCTTCTCTACGCCAGCAGTTTCCAGTTCACGAATTTCCTCAGGAACAATCACGCCGCCGCCGCCGCCAAACACTCGGATATGCTTTGCGCCTGCTTCCTGCAAAAGTTCGACCATGTATCTGAAATATTCAACGTGACCACCCTGGTAGGAACTTACCGCGATACCATTCACGTCTTCTTGCAACGCTGCACGAACGATATCTTGAACACTGCGATTGTGACCAAGGTGAATAATCTCCGCCCCGTGTTGCTGAAGGATACGTCGCATGATGTTGATCGATGCATCGTGACCGTCGAAAAGAGACGCGGCGGTGATAAATCGCAGCGGCATCGTTTGCGATGGGTTATCACTTTTTTTGTTTTGCTCAAGCGTTGCAACCACGGCCATACCTTCTCCCAATCGGTGCCCAAGTCATTCAAGGGACCTACAAATTCACAGTCCCCTCTATCCCAAAAACGCGGGCAGAGTAGGAATTAAAATTTCTGCAAACGCCTGTACCGAACCACACAGTGATTTTCGAGGCGCAGCGCGTCACAACCACAAGTTTACCGATACCTACAACTCATGAAGTGAGGCTTTAAATTGAAAATAAATCTCACCGATCTCGCGATTTTCATGTCATGACTTCTAGAAACACTTATTTAAGCTCTGTTTTTATTACCATTTTTTTGACCAGTTCATATTCCTGCCGTATTTTTATCACATACATGTAGGGCTATGTCTCTCACGTATCGAGGGCATCTTACGGAGGGGGTCTGTGAGCGCCTGGAATGAGGAGGAGGGCCGCATCCACCAACCTGAAGCAGGGGGCTGAAGGAAGGGCATGCGGATATAGGGCGAAGGCAACTTAACCCTGTGAAAGATTCAGAAGTTTATGAACGAAATGTCACCTGAGACGATTGTCGAAACACAGCCAGACACACCAAGCCTAGAAGAAAGCATGAGTATCCGTTTTGACGGCCATGAACTCGAAGATTTCTTTGGCAACTTCAAACCACTCGATATTACTGAAGAGATTCTAGACGAACTCGGTAAGGACTTTTGGTAGGCTATTCACCGCCGCATTGAACCTGTCGGTTTACTTCCGAATGGTAAAGCACGCGAATGTCCCGGTAACCTTGCCCCACACTGCCCGAACCTACGGGTTGCTCATCCAATTCCACAATTGGAATCATCTCTCGAACAGAACTGCACAAAAATATTTCCGAAGCATTCTTAAGCTCTTCGGGCCACAAGATACGAACGTCTACCTCTAGATTCGCTGTCTCCATAATTCGCAAAATAGTACTTCGGGTGATGCCACCTAAAATGCCAACATCCAGCGGCGGTGTACACCACGTTCCATCGATGAGTGCGAACACATTGGCTGAACTGCCCTCTGCCACCCGCCCCTCATTATCAAGCATGATTGCTTCGCCTGCCCCACGTTGGCGTGCTTCGTTTTGAGCCATCACGCTGTTGATATAATTTCCAGTCTTCGCTTGTGGGTCGATTGCTTTTTTCAAATTGCGACGCACCCCCACCAAAGCCGCACTGCGGCCATCCTGGTATAGTTCAGGGGGTAATGGAGGCAGCGAGAGTGCTA contains the following coding sequences:
- a CDS encoding methylmalonyl-CoA mutase family protein, producing the protein MAVVATLEQNKKSDNPSQTMPLRFITAASLFDGHDASINIMRRILQQHGAEIIHLGHNRSVQDIVRAALQEDVNGIAVSSYQGGHVEYFRYMVELLQEAGAKHIRVFGGGGGVIVPEEIRELETAGVEKIYSPEDGRQLGLEGMLIDLIERTRRVSKPEVNEAVRPAQHDHYAIGRMITLLEEGSEEPGRLEQFREAFPTPELPAPVMGITGPGGSGKSSLTDELLGRLLMAYPELNVAVLSIDPTKRRTGGALLGDRIRMNSLNCDRIFMRSMATRRSHLATNTMLEDSIRLLQSLNFDLILVETAGIGQSGSEIVDFVDKSLYVMTCEYGAATQLEKIDMIDYADFIVLNKFEKRGAQDALRDIRKQWRRSRQNFQITDEEIPVYPTIASQFSDVGVNRLFHTVCSSLGALPDKANFDWTLDDTWLADGTKPQPALIPGRRQRYLSEISDQGREYRRTVEEQAEFASRLSQLHATLSFLGDVDCPKIYEAYTSAQLEADADSTLAKLRKAYNTTLQELSADALRLLEGWPAQVESVRSEQYSYTVRNREITGDNYTTSLSDLQIPKVAVPRYRDAGDILRFLMLENLPGHFPYTAGLYPYKRQGEDPTRMFAGEGTPERTNRRFHLVCLGQPAARLSTAFDSVTLYGEDPHHRPDIYGKIGNSGVSICSLDDMKKLYSGFDLCDKKTSVSMTINGPAPMILAFFMNAAIDQQIEKHLKESGQWDAAQKTIEAYFAGKEQPTYSGDLPEGHHGLGIALLGITGDKLVDAETYARIKKETLAQVRGTVQADILKEDQAQNTCIFSTEFALRMMGDIQSYFIEHQVRNYYSVSISGYHIAEAGANPITQLALTLANGFTFVEYYLARGMDINDFAPNLSFFFSNGVDPEYAVIGRVARRIWSKAMRNLYGANARSQMLKYHIQTSGRSLHAQEIQFNDIRTTLQALYAIYDNCNSLHTNAYDEAITTPTEESVRRAMAIQLIINRELGLTANENPLQGSFVIEELTDLVEEAIYTEFDRLTDRGGVLGAMETMYQRGKIQDESMYYEGKKFDGSLPIIGVNTFLAKDAAAEEETTIELIRSTTDEKEAQIVSLEKFQTSHSVQSAEAMSKLQKVAREGGNIFEELLETVKSSSLGQISAGLYQVGGQYRRNM
- a CDS encoding aminotransferase, with the translated sequence MAGHRYGKVNIGGEIVDPGEAKISIFDRGFLYGDSVFETMRVYDSIPFAFTEHLERLYRSGERIGFELPWEMSFVRSQCLDTLKAANLDNAYVRLIATRGGGTMGLDPSLASDPQLIVLALSLPPLPPELYQDGRSAALVGVRRNLKKAIDPQAKTGNYINSVMAQNEARQRGAGEAIMLDNEGRVAEGSSANVFALIDGTWCTPPLDVGILGGITRSTILRIMETANLEVDVRILWPEELKNASEIFLCSSVREMIPIVELDEQPVGSGSVGQGYRDIRVLYHSEVNRQVQCGGE